In the Raineyella fluvialis genome, CGTGCGGGAACTGTCCTCGCCGTCGGCGGGAAGGGGCTGTCATGACCGCTGAGCCGCGAGTGCGTCGTCGCCTGTCCACCGAAGGCCTGTCGCCGGGCTATTTCGCGCTGGTGATGGCAACCGGCATCGTGTCGATCGGCTGCGGCCAACGCGACTGGGGTGCGGTGTCCGTCGCACTACTGGGCGTTGCCGGCGTGGCGTACGTGGCCCTCGTCGGCCTGAACGCCCACCGCCTGCTGCGCCACCGAGCGGCGATGGTCGCAGATCTCCGCGACGCCAGGACGGCCTTCGGCTTCTTCACCTTCGTCGCCGCCACCGACGTGTTGGCGGTGGGGATCGCCGGCCATGGCGCCGTGGTCATCGGGGCGGTCCTGCTCGGCGTGGCCGGCACGGTCTGGGCCGTCCTGGGCTACGCCATCCCCGGGATCGCGGTGCTCGGCGGTGCCGAGCGGCCGATCATCCGTGCGGCCAACGGATCGTGGCTGGTGTGGGTGGTGGCCAGCCAGTCGGTGGCGGTGGCGGCGGCCACCCTCGAGCCGCACTTCCCCGCGTCGCGGCAGGCCATGGCCATCGTCGCGGTGCTCTCCTGGTCGGTCGGCCTCATGCTCTACGCCGGCACCGCGGTCTTCGTCGCCCTGCGGCTGGTCGCCTACACCCTCGATCCGCACGAACTCGATCCGGCGTACTGGATCGCGATGGGGGCGGTGGCCATCACGGTGGTGGCCGGCGCGCGGATCGTCGAGATGGACAGCGCCCCGATGGTGGATGCCGTCCGGGGACTGGTGGCCGGCCTCGCCGTGCTGATGTGGTGCTTCGCCACCTGGCTGATCCCGGCCCTGGTCGGTGCCGGCATCTGGCGCCACCTCGTGCACCGCGTCCCGCTGCACTACGCCCCGAACTGGTGGAGCATCGTCTTCCCGTTGGGGATGTACGCCGTCGCCGGCATGTACCTGGGGCGCGCGGACCATCTGCCCATCGTCGAGGGGATCGGCGCGCTGTGGATCTGGGTGGCTGTCGCCGCCTGGCTCGTGACGTTCACCGCGATGGTGGTGTCGTGGATCGGTCCTCGCCGCAGATCCCCCTGACAGCGGTGCGGCACGCATACTGGGGGAGTGCCCGAGATGCCCGAACTCGATGCCGCCGCGCACTTCCTGCGTGAGCGCGCCCAGGGGCATGCGGTCGCGCGTGTCGACCTGGCATCGTTCTCCGTCCTGAAGACGGCCGACCCTCCCTACACCGATCTGGTCGGGAAGGAGATCACCGGCGTCGGGCGGCGCGGCAAGTTCCTGTTGGTCCACTGCCAGGACCTCGTGCTGGCCGTCCACCTGGCCCGCGCGGGCTGGTTGCGCTGGCACGCCACTGCTCCGAAATCAGCGGTCCGCCCCGGTCGCAGCCCACTGGCCCTGCGCGTGGTCCTGGACACCGGTGCGGCCGTCGACGTCACTGAGCAGGGCACGAAGAAGGGCGTCGCGGCGTACGTCACGACCGATCCCGACTCCCTGCCCGAGATCGCGACCCTCGGTCCGGAGGCCGCCGAGCTGTCGCTCGAGGAGCTCGCCGAGATCCTGGCCGGCACCGGTTCCCGGCTCAAGACCGTGCTGACCGACCAGTCGGTGATGGCCGGCATCGGTAACGGCTTCTCCGACGACATCCTGCACGCGGCCCGGCTGTCCCCGTACGCGACGGCGAAGGGGCTCGAGGCCGACGAGACCGCCCGGCTGCACGTAGCCATCTCCGAGGTGCTCGGGCAGGCCGCGGAAGCGATGAGTGGCCAGTCGCTCGACCGGATCAAGGAGGTCAAGCACGCCGGCTACCGGGTCCATGCCCGCACCGGCCTGCCGTGCCCGGTCTGCGGCAGCGACATCGCAGAGGTCTCCTTCGCCGAGAAGTCGCTGCAGTACTGCCCGACCTGCCAGACCGGAGGCCGGCGGCTCAGTGATCGGCGGATGGACCGCCTGCTGAAGTGATCGTGGTGGATAGGCTGCGGGCGTCGACCGAGCCGAGGAGGCCCCGCATGTCCGTTCCCCCAGGTGCCGTGGTGATCTTCGGTGGCCGCAGCGAGATCGGCCTGGCCGTCGCACGGCGGCTCGCACCCGGTCGTACGGTCGTGCTCGCTGCCCGCCCCGGTGAGATGGCGGGGCCACGGCAGGTCTGTCTCGACGCCGGGGCGGATCGGGTGGAGGTCGTCGAGTTCGACGCGGACGACATCGCCGGCCAGACCGGCGTCGTCGACCGGATCGAACAGTCGTACGGGCCGATC is a window encoding:
- a CDS encoding tellurite resistance/C4-dicarboxylate transporter family protein; translated protein: MTAEPRVRRRLSTEGLSPGYFALVMATGIVSIGCGQRDWGAVSVALLGVAGVAYVALVGLNAHRLLRHRAAMVADLRDARTAFGFFTFVAATDVLAVGIAGHGAVVIGAVLLGVAGTVWAVLGYAIPGIAVLGGAERPIIRAANGSWLVWVVASQSVAVAAATLEPHFPASRQAMAIVAVLSWSVGLMLYAGTAVFVALRLVAYTLDPHELDPAYWIAMGAVAITVVAGARIVEMDSAPMVDAVRGLVAGLAVLMWCFATWLIPALVGAGIWRHLVHRVPLHYAPNWWSIVFPLGMYAVAGMYLGRADHLPIVEGIGALWIWVAVAAWLVTFTAMVVSWIGPRRRSP
- a CDS encoding DNA-formamidopyrimidine glycosylase family protein, yielding MPELDAAAHFLRERAQGHAVARVDLASFSVLKTADPPYTDLVGKEITGVGRRGKFLLVHCQDLVLAVHLARAGWLRWHATAPKSAVRPGRSPLALRVVLDTGAAVDVTEQGTKKGVAAYVTTDPDSLPEIATLGPEAAELSLEELAEILAGTGSRLKTVLTDQSVMAGIGNGFSDDILHAARLSPYATAKGLEADETARLHVAISEVLGQAAEAMSGQSLDRIKEVKHAGYRVHARTGLPCPVCGSDIAEVSFAEKSLQYCPTCQTGGRRLSDRRMDRLLK